The segment TttcggttactgttcaatgaacagtataTGAACAATAACCGCATTACTCCAAaacgcatgaaaaaaaaaagaacgaaaaCGCAGCTTCACATTTGGacctgtttggattgaacttattgttactgaaactgaaaacactatagcaaaataatttttaaatatgtaaatagtatcgtgagacctatttttaatattttttaatgtatgaacaGTACTGCTATAATGATGGATAGTAGGTAAACAATGATAGAACAgtatataaatagtaaaaattgtCTTCTAAACAGTAAAATCACTGTTTAtatacaggaaaaaaaatactgaaaatatGTTACAAAATGTAAAAATAGGACTAAGTTCAATTCAAATGGCctcatatttttaaatttgtttcgCGCTTTTACTGCACAATTGTTTGATAGGAGTCATGGGACACGTTTTTTGCTATGATAGCTTTTCTGCCCCTTTTGACCCTTTTCTACTCTCATAATTGATAGGACCCATAATCTACACGGTTTCtcagcttttttttctttatctgaCACTTTACCTTTTGACCCATTTCTACTCTGATAATTGATAGGACCCATAATTTACACGGTTtctcagcttttttttttttcttttatctgaCACTTTACCTTTTGACCCATTTCTACTCTGATAATTGATAGGACCCATAATTTACACGGTTtctcagcttttttttttcttttatctgaCACTTTACCTTTTGACCCATTTCTACTCTGATAATTGATAGGACCCATAATTTACACGGTTtctcagcttttttttttttcttttatctgaCACTTTACCTTTTGACCCATTTCTACTCTGATAATTGATAGGACCCATAATTTACACGGTTtctcagcttttttttttctttatctgacactttacctattattataaatactaattaataatttaatatttatcatatcaatttatttatactattataaatatgtgatactaatttattaaattatgtattaaattaatttttatttatgtaagtttaaattttaaagtgttTACGGTtgtaaaaaattacaataattaaattctattattttatattttaaattttatttttaattaaattatatttttaattacaaattatattttatttatttataaatataaaaacttaattagtaattttttatctaaaaaataagaaaaagaaaaaaattatatatatatattatttgattaatatttaattataaaaagaactcatttaaaattttggccTAAATCCGTTGTTGAGCCGGCCCTGCGTACTGTGTCTGCATTTGTGTGTTTTATCTTATATTCTATTCGTCTATCGGGCAAGTGTTTCTCATTGAAGGAAAGGTTATAAATGTGGTTGGTGGTAGGGGTTTGAGAACATAAAAAAGACGCACTACTTTCTCTGTGTTGTCCTCATCCTGATCTTCTTCATATCAATTGTGATATGTTGGTCATGACTATGATCATGGGTGGAAGGTCCTTTAAGCTTCCTTATGCATTTTTAACGCTTTTCGTTTTAGTGCACTTGATAAGATTAGCCCTTGGCGGAGTCATTCCAGGGGTTGGAGATGCTAACAACATCAGCTGCCCAGAAGGTGAGAGACAAGCGCTGCTTGAGTTCAAAAGAGGAATCAGTGATCCCTATGGCGATCTCTCTTCATGGGGAAGCGAagatgaaaaaaagaattgttgCAACTGGCAAGGAATTCGCTGCAGCAACCAAACAGGTCATGTAGTTCAGCTTCAGCTTGGTTTTGATTATTTGGGAGGTATGATTAGTCCTTCACTACTGGAGTTGCCTTATTTGACTTATTTGGATCTCAGTAACAATAATTTTAATCATAGCCATATCCCAGAGTTCATTGGTTCTCTAAGTAACTTAGAATACCTTGATCTCTCTTCGTCCAATCTTAGTGGGCCAATTCCCCGTCAGTTTGGAAACCTTTCACGCTTGCAATACCTTGATCTCTCTTCGTCCAATCTTATTGGGCCAATTCCACATCAGCTTGGAAACCTTTCACGCTTGCAATACCTTGATCTCTCTTCGTCCAATCTTATTGGGCCAATTCCACATCAGCTTGGAAACCTTTCACGCTTGCAACGTCTTCATCTTGGCGGGAAtgaattgacaaaatttgaaaatctcgAATGGTTGTCTCATATGTCTTCAATAGAAGATCTTGACCTAAGTTCTACAGATTTCAGTGTTGCCAATGACTGGCTTGAAGTTGTGAGTAGTCTCCCTAATTTAAAAACCTTGGATATATCGGCCTGTAATCTTCATCTAACGAGTCTTTCATCTTTTTCCCAATTTAATCACTCAAAATCTTTTACTTCTCTTGAAAGTCTGCAACTCGATTATAATGAAATTAATGACATTCCAAAATTCTTTGGGGATATATGTACTTTACATGAATTGGGTTTGTCAAACAACAATCTCAATGGACAACTCATTGAGCATATCAATGACTTGTTTGGATGTGCAAAAGACTCACTAGAGGTTTTGGGGTTAGCAAGGAACCAATTATGGGGATCATTGCCTGATTTTGCAATGTTTCCATCATTAAAAGAGATTGATCTTTCGTCCAACAAATTAAATGGGACTATGTCCAAAACCATTGGAAACCTTCATAATCTGGAGCATTTGGATGTTTCGTTGAATTATTTGCAAGACGTCATCTCTGAAGCACATTTCTCAAACCTTTCCAAATTATTGTCATTGGACTTATCTGGTAATTCTCTTACCCTTGAATTTGACTTCAATTGGGTTCCCCCTTTCCAATTGCAACAATTATATTTGCGATCTTGTAAGTTAGGGCCTAGATTTCCAAATTGGATCCGAACCCAAAGGAATGTTACCATCCTTGACATCTCCAATGCTCAAATTTCTGATACCGTTCCAGCAGAGTGGTTTGCGAACTTGCCTCCTCAATTATATAGGTTAAATATTTCTAGCAACCAAATACATGGACAGCTACCTAATTTGTCGAAAATGAGTTCGAGTGGACTGAAATTTGATTTGAGTGCTAACCGTTTAGAGGGTCCACTACCACTTTTTTCAACTACTGTCAGCTCCTTGAATCTCTCCAAAAATCGCTTTTCGGGGCCACTTTCACCTCTTTGTAAAATCAATGATTGGGGATTGAGTTTTCTAGACCTATCTGATAATCTATTATCTGGGCAACTTCCTAATTGTTTTATGGATTGGTCGGATCTGGTTATCTTGAATTTGGCAAACAACAATTTCTCTGGTGAAGTTCCAAGCTCTTTCAGCTTCTTGTCGAATCTCCAGTCATTGAGTCTACATAATAACACTTTCTCTGGAGATTTTCCTAATTCCTTGAAAAATTGTAGCAACTTGAGATTTATGGACTTGGGAAACAATAGATTCTCTGAAAAAATACCAGCATGGATTGCAGAAGACCTGCCacaattgattgttcttatccTACGTTCCAATAAGTTTAGTGGAAGCATACCATGGGATACATGTAAGTTGAAATATTTACGAATCTTGGATCTCTCTTTAAATGACATCTCTGGAACTATACCACAGTGCCTCAATAATTTCACTGCCATGGCTCACAAAGCTGACTCTTCGACTAATCTTTTTGAGGGTTTTTTTATTAGCGGATTATATATTGGAGATTATGTTGACAGTGCTATGGTTGCATGGAAAGGAAGGGAGTACGAGTTTGGCAAAAATCTTGGACTGCTAAAGATCATTAACCTTTCAAGTAACAACCTGACAGGAAAACTTCCTACTGAAATCACTAGCATATTGGAGTTAGTTGTACTAAACGTATCCAAAAACAACTTATTTGGAGAAATTCCGCAAACAATTGGTCAGTTGAAGCACTTAGAATCATTTGATATGTCATGGAATCAGTTTTCAGGTGAAATCCCATCAAGTATGTCAGAATTACAGTTTTTGAGCTACCTAGACCTATCTTTCAACAATTTATCTGGAAAAATTCCTTCAGGCACTCAACTCCAAGGCTTTAATGCAACTTGTTTTACTGGAAATGAGGCTCTCTGTGGGCCTCCACTGACAGCAAAGTGTCCAGGTGAAGAAACATCAAATCAAAGTTTACCAACTGACAATGGCAGTACTGAAGATGAGGAGGACAATAGAGATGAATTCAAGAAACGGTTTTATGTTGGAGCAGGAATTGGATTTGCTATAGGTTTTTGGGGCATATGCAGTTCTTTGATTCTAAAGCGGTCATGGAGACATGCTTATTTCTTATTATTGGACAACATGAAGGATTGGCTATACGTAACAATGGCGGTGAACAAAGCAAGATTTTGGAGGATATTTCAGAGGCAGGGGTAACCACTTTTAATGTGAGGTTAACAAAGTAAGTCATCTATAGCTCTTTTTCACACgattttagatatattttgttgttgttgagtaATTTTTAGGTACTTCGGAGTAAGGAGAATTGTGTTCCCTCCTTTCACATTCATCATGATTGGGTCCATTCATTAGTAAGAGGAAAGAGCATCATTTCTCCGTGCTTCAAGAGtatctaagaattttttatttctgcTACTCTACGGCAATTTATTTCGTTCTTGTTcgttaatttgttttttattttattttttactctttttcacattttttttattcgcTACACATGCTAAGAATCATTACTAATTCTTTTCATATTTCAAATTGCATATCAGGAAGTAGCAGAGATTGCCACTGAAGGCGATACATTTAACCTGGATGGTAAATTTCACTTAGCAATTGCATGAAGTTGAAGAGGTTCTAATTCTATCTAGTGCCTTTACTCTAATGGTTTTCTTTTACCTTGGTGTTAATGTCTGTCTACTGCAGCTGCACATGTATACATGAGTGTCAGGACTCGTTTGTAATATTTGTGTGGGGGTGGTCTGGATGATTTATTTTATTGCCTTTTCTCTCATCACCATCATTGTCAGcttcaataatgtaaatttacaaaCAGATCatatgtaattttaatttagttgaAGTGTACTTGTACCTTCGATTGTGATGTTATTGGTGGTTATTAGCCATGTGGCCCCTCTTTCGGGGGCATTTAGACATTGTTGAATGGATATGCGTGTTAGTTGAAGAATCTCGAGAGTCAAGAGTATGCTTTCTTTAACCCAGTTCATGTTAGGAGGTGGCTCATGAAAAGTGACTCCTCTTTTCTCTAAGATCAATTCATAATAGCTGCATCGTAGGAACGGTTCATTCTCATCTTGTCACCTTCTCTCTCAGCAATTCTTTACCATGTAATTTAATTAGTTACTTGGtgataaaccttttttttttctcttggaaattgtttaaaagttaaaattgatgATTCTGATTGCACTTGAGGCAAATAAACACGTTGCACTGCTAAATTCTTTTAGCTACAAACTTTGCATGCTTCTATAGTTACAAGAATGACGTTCTTTCTGACATTTTACTTGCAATTTTCCACAAATTCATCAAACTTATTTACAAATGGCCAACAGTTGTAtaatttgtaaactttttttatttatttttatacatagaTGTTGACATTCTACGTACTGCGGTACATTAAAGTTGAATGTAATCAAGTTCATTTCATCTGCACGGTGAGGAAGAAAAAGTTCGAGAGAGCGGAGTTTTGTCTGCTGTCAATATTCATACTACAtctacaacaaaaacaaaaacaaaacaaaaaagttatgGTGAGAAAACTAAGattgaaaaatggagaagaagcgCCGGTAGAAAGaataacaaagaagaagacaaaacataaaatgataaaagtgaagataaagatgagaagaaattCAAAAGTAAGAAGGGTAAAAATCGAGTTAGAGACTAGAAGTTGTGTGAAtgagaaaatacaaaataaaagggaaatgaGGTGGTGGTAATGATATGAAATTGAAATGCCGAAATAGAGGCAAAGAAAAAAGTGAGGGAAGGTAGGAATATTTAATGAAATGTCATGTTTCACTTTTCTATTAGTTGATAGACTttttatatgtgtttttttcCGTTCAATGTGTGTTGTCCTTGATGTGCTTTGTTTGCATGCAATACAAGttgtatttaactatttatacCATTACTtgattaaatatataaacattagtcattgatattttaaaaaaaaaattagcaatttagcattttattttataaatttatatacagTTAAGGAACAAACAATGTCGAGCCAAGAACACTCTCATTCCTAtctaattattataaaaataaaatgatggaTGTAAGAATCCACATACGACCATATCCCTCAAGTCGCAAGTTGCTTTTTACCACATTGTTTTAAACAAAGTTTTACTATAACAGGTTGTTGTAACTAGTATGTAATCGATTTCATTATGGAATCATATAAATAaccaaataattacatattatatgaaaaatacatttaatttaattattttagtcaatttttttatttgttataatttattatatttattttatattttaaataattattaaattaattataacatcATCACAGTTCAATTTCGGTCTGACTTCCAAGATCTTGAACTTTTCCTCTTACCGTTCATTGAACAATCCAAATCTAAAAAACCGTGCTACCCATCAAAATTGAATTGGATCTTTGCATAATTAGATTGATTAAattatttggtaattttgtCTTAATTAAAACCAACGAAGGTCTAAACAACCTTTCAATCACAAACAGCAACACACCATATCATGAAGCAATGTACACCAGATTTGATGAACAAGTTGGAAACTGATGGAGATCACCTTCGAAGAAAAAGCCACTATGGAAATAACGTACCCCAACTAAGGCAATTCACTATACATGACAATTCTAAACAAAACCTTTGTAATGTAAACTCTACAACATAGTAGACAACTCAATGTTAATAGGGTTAAGTGGTtaaccaaaaaaggaaaaaaaacagaacaagtGATAGCTAACACAGTTAACATATAAGATGTGATGGAATGAAAGATTTAGAACccgtttggtaagagatttctagtaacattgtttaagttttgtggaaatacatgtgtgtgaaaaaatgtgtcgaaatacgtgtaatggtg is part of the Quercus robur chromosome 9, dhQueRobu3.1, whole genome shotgun sequence genome and harbors:
- the LOC126700532 gene encoding receptor-like protein EIX2 isoform X3, giving the protein MLVMTMIMGGRSFKLPYAFLTLFVLVHLIRLALGGVIPGVGDANNISCPEGERQALLEFKRGISDPYGDLSSWGSEDEKKNCCNWQGIRCSNQTGHVVQLQLGFDYLGGMISPSLLELPYLTYLDLSNNNFNHSHIPEFIGSLSNLEYLDLSSSNLSGPIPRQFGNLSRLQYLDLSSSNLIGPIPHQLGNLSRLQYLDLSSSNLIGPIPHQLGNLSRLQRLHLGGNELTKFENLEWLSHMSSIEDLDLSSTDFSVANDWLEVVSSLPNLKTLDISACNLHLTSLSSFSQFNHSKSFTSLESLQLDYNEINDIPKFFGDICTLHELGLSNNNLNGQLIEHINDLFGCAKDSLEVLGLARNQLWGSLPDFAMFPSLKEIDLSSNKLNGTMSKTIGNLHNLEHLDVSLNYLQDVISEAHFSNLSKLLSLDLSGNSLTLEFDFNWVPPFQLQQLYLRSCKLGPRFPNWIRTQRNVTILDISNAQISDTVPAEWFANLPPQLYRLNISSNQIHGQLPNLSKMSSSGLKFDLSANRLEGPLPLFSTTVSSLNLSKNRFSGPLSPLCKINDWGLSFLDLSDNLLSGQLPNCFMDWSDLVILNLANNNFSGEVPSSFSFLSNLQSLSLHNNTFSGDFPNSLKNCSNLRFMDLGNNRFSEKIPAWIAEDLPQLIVLILRSNKFSGSIPWDTCKLKYLRILDLSLNDISGTIPQCLNNFTAMAHKADSSTNLFEGFFISGLYIGDYVDSAMVAWKGREYEFGKNLGLLKIINLSSNNLTGKLPTEITSILELVVLNVSKNNLFGEIPQTIGQLKHLESFDMSWNQFSGEIPSSMSELQFLSYLDLSFNNLSGKIPSGTQLQGFNATCFTGNEALCGPPLTAKCPGEETSNQSLPTDNGSTEDEEDNRDEFKKRFYVGAGIGFAIGFWGICSSLILKRSWRHAYFLLLDNMKDWLYVTMAVNKARFWRIFQRQG
- the LOC126700532 gene encoding receptor-like protein EIX2 isoform X1 translates to MLVMTMIMGGRSFKLPYAFLTLFVLVHLIRLALGGVIPGVGDANNISCPEGERQALLEFKRGISDPYGDLSSWGSEDEKKNCCNWQGIRCSNQTGHVVQLQLGFDYLGGMISPSLLELPYLTYLDLSNNNFNHSHIPEFIGSLSNLEYLDLSSSNLSGPIPRQFGNLSRLQYLDLSSSNLIGPIPHQLGNLSRLQYLDLSSSNLIGPIPHQLGNLSRLQRLHLGGNELTKFENLEWLSHMSSIEDLDLSSTDFSVANDWLEVVSSLPNLKTLDISACNLHLTSLSSFSQFNHSKSFTSLESLQLDYNEINDIPKFFGDICTLHELGLSNNNLNGQLIEHINDLFGCAKDSLEVLGLARNQLWGSLPDFAMFPSLKEIDLSSNKLNGTMSKTIGNLHNLEHLDVSLNYLQDVISEAHFSNLSKLLSLDLSGNSLTLEFDFNWVPPFQLQQLYLRSCKLGPRFPNWIRTQRNVTILDISNAQISDTVPAEWFANLPPQLYSLNISSNQIHGQLPNVSTMNWFEPEFVLSELEFDLSANRLEGPLPLFSTNVSSLNLSKNRFSGPLSPLCKINDGWLGFLDLSDNLLSGQLPNCFMDWPNLLILNLANNNFSGEVPSSFGFLSNLQTLSLHNNTFSGDFPNSLKNCSNLRFMDLGNNRFSEKIPAWIADDLPQLIVLILRSNKFSGSIPWDTCKLKYLRILDLSLNDISGTIPQCLNNFTAMAHKANSSTNLFKGPFFSRNEYIGDYVDSAMVALKGREYKFGRNLGLLKIINLSSNNLTGKLPTEITSLLELVVLNVSKNNLIGEIPQTIGQLKQLESFDMSWNQFSGVIPSSMSELQFLSYLDLSFNNLSGKIPSGTQLQGFDATCFIGNRALCGPPLKQECPGEETPNQSLPTNNGSTEDDEDNRDEFKKRFYVGAGIGFAVAFWGMCSSLILKRSWRHAYFLLLDNMKDWLYVTMAVNKARFWRMFQRQG
- the LOC126700532 gene encoding receptor-like protein EIX1 isoform X2; the encoded protein is MLVMTMIMGGRSFKLPYAFLTLFVLVHLIRLALGGVIPGVGDANNISCPEGERQALLEFKRGISDPYGDLSSWGSEDEKKNCCNWQGIRCSNQTGHVVQLQLGFDYLGGMISPSLLELPYLTYLDLSNNNFNHSHIPEFIGSLSNLEYLDLSSSNLSGPIPRQFGNLSRLQYLDLSSSNLIGPIPHQLGNLSRLQYLDLSSSNLIGPIPHQLGNLSRLQRLHLGGNELTKFENLEWLSHMSSIEDLDLSSTDFSVANDWLEVVSSLPNLKTLDISACNLHLTSLSSFSQFNHSKSFTSLESLQLDYNEINDIPKFFGDICTLHELGLSNNNLNGQLIEHINDLFGCAKDSLEVLGLARNQLWGSLPDFAMFPSLKEIDLSSNKLNGTMSKTIGNLHNLEHLDVSLNYLQDVISEAHFSNLSKLLSLDLSGNSLTLEFDFNWVPPFQLQQLYLRSCKLGPRFPNWIRTQRNVTILDISNAQISDTVPAEWFANLPPQLYRLNISSNQIHGQLPNLSKMSSSGLKFDLSANRLEGPLPLFSTTVSSLNLSKNRFSGPLSPLCKINDGWLGFLDLSDNLLSGQLPNCFMDWPNLLILNLANNNFSGEVPSSFGFLSNLQTLSLHNNTFSGDFPNSLKNCSNLRFMDLGNNRFSEKIPAWIADDLPQLIVLILRSNKFSGSIPWDTCKLKYLRILDLSLNDISGTIPQCLNNFTAMAHKANSSTNLFKGPFFSRNEYIGDYVDSAMVALKGREYKFGRNLGLLKIINLSSNNLTGKLPTEITSLLELVVLNVSKNNLIGEIPQTIGQLKQLESFDMSWNQFSGVIPSSMSELQFLSYLDLSFNNLSGKIPSGTQLQGFDATCFIGNRALCGPPLKQECPGEETPNQSLPTNNGSTEDDEDNRDEFKKRFYVGAGIGFAVAFWGMCSSLILKRSWRHAYFLLLDNMKDWLYVTMAVNKARFWRMFQRQG